The following coding sequences lie in one Terriglobales bacterium genomic window:
- a CDS encoding ABC transporter permease, with translation MRAEARGPALLATLSLWWREIVRFYRQRSRVVGVIASPVLFWLVIGSGFGTSLRSSASGGGHYLEYFFPGALIMIVLFTSIFTMMSVIEDRREGFLLSVLAAPVSRSVIVLGKVLGGATLAAVQGLIFLAFAPAIGIHFTLERFLLTAAVVFLVAFALTALGFAVAWPMDSPQAFHAVVNLFMIPLWLVSGALFPLTGASGWIRAIMRANPLTYGVEALRALLFPAAPTDFGVGTALAVLGGFSGVMFVAAFVLANRRTTRPAA, from the coding sequence GTGCGCGCGGAAGCGCGCGGCCCGGCGTTGCTGGCCACCCTGTCTCTGTGGTGGCGCGAGATCGTGCGCTTCTACCGGCAGCGCAGCCGCGTGGTGGGCGTTATCGCGTCACCGGTGCTGTTCTGGCTGGTGATCGGATCGGGATTCGGTACGTCGCTCCGCTCGAGCGCAAGCGGCGGCGGGCATTATCTGGAATATTTTTTCCCGGGCGCGCTTATCATGATCGTGCTGTTCACCAGCATCTTCACAATGATGAGCGTGATCGAAGACCGCCGCGAAGGATTTCTGCTTTCGGTGCTGGCGGCGCCGGTGAGCCGGTCCGTGATCGTGCTCGGCAAAGTTCTGGGCGGCGCGACGCTGGCGGCCGTGCAGGGCCTGATCTTCCTGGCGTTTGCGCCGGCGATCGGGATCCACTTCACGCTGGAAAGGTTTTTGCTCACCGCTGCCGTCGTCTTCCTGGTGGCGTTTGCGCTGACTGCATTGGGATTCGCCGTCGCCTGGCCGATGGATTCGCCGCAGGCGTTCCACGCCGTGGTGAACCTGTTCATGATCCCGCTGTGGCTGGTTTCGGGCGCGCTGTTTCCGCTAACCGGCGCTTCGGGATGGATTCGCGCCATCATGCGCGCCAATCCGCTGACCTATGGCGTGGAAGCGCTGCGCGCGCTGCTCTTCCCGGCTGCGCCGACGGATTTCGGCGTCGGAACGGCGCTGGCCGTGTTGGGCGGCTTCTCCGGCGTGATGTTCGTAGCGGCGTTCGTGCTGGCGAACCGGCGGACGACGCGCCCGGCGGCATGA
- a CDS encoding DUF420 domain-containing protein: protein MADYSIFPVIDASLNGASAVLITTGRVLIGRGRIAAHRACMIAAVVTSSLFLASYLYYHAHVGSVRFPGQGWVRPVYFGILISHTLLAAAVVPLVLMTLSRALRQRFDRHRAIARWTYPVWLYVSVTGVVIYFMLYRIYA from the coding sequence ATGGCCGACTATTCCATCTTCCCTGTCATCGACGCCAGCCTGAACGGCGCCAGCGCGGTGCTGATCACGACCGGGCGCGTCCTGATCGGGCGCGGCAGGATCGCCGCGCATCGCGCGTGCATGATCGCGGCGGTGGTCACGTCGTCACTGTTCCTGGCGTCGTATCTCTACTACCACGCGCACGTGGGCTCGGTGCGCTTCCCCGGCCAGGGATGGGTTCGGCCGGTGTACTTCGGCATTCTGATTTCGCACACGCTGCTGGCCGCCGCGGTGGTGCCGCTGGTCCTGATGACGCTTTCGCGCGCGCTGCGGCAGCGCTTCGACCGGCACCGCGCCATCGCCCGCTGGACGTATCCGGTGTGGCTGTATGTGTCGGTCACTGGCGTGGTGATTTATTTCATGCTGTATCGGATTTACGCATAG
- a CDS encoding single-stranded DNA-binding protein: MAKSVNKVILIGNLGKDPEVKFTPQGTAVAKFTVATNSRFKDKTSGDWQERTEWHNVVAWERLAEIAGEYLKKGRTVYIEGRLQTRSWDDKETGQKKYMTEVVANDLVLLGGRDAVGGGEMRARGAQSSSAGPGGGMDQRNPHADEVAQTNITDEDIPF; this comes from the coding sequence ATGGCGAAGAGCGTGAACAAAGTCATTCTGATCGGCAATCTGGGCAAGGACCCTGAGGTGAAGTTCACGCCGCAGGGCACGGCGGTGGCGAAGTTTACCGTTGCGACGAACTCGCGTTTCAAAGATAAGACGTCCGGCGACTGGCAGGAGCGCACCGAGTGGCACAACGTGGTGGCCTGGGAGCGGCTGGCCGAGATTGCCGGTGAGTACCTGAAGAAGGGCCGCACCGTCTACATCGAAGGCCGCCTGCAGACGCGCTCCTGGGACGATAAGGAAACCGGCCAGAAGAAGTACATGACCGAGGTCGTGGCCAACGACCTGGTGCTGCTCGGCGGCCGCGACGCTGTCGGCGGCGGCGAGATGCGCGCGCGCGGCGCGCAGTCGTCATCTGCCGGCCCGGGCGGCGGCATGGACCAGCGCAACCCGCACGCCGACGAAGTGGCGCAGACGAACATCACAGACGAAGATATTCCGTTCTAG